One window of Cohnella hashimotonis genomic DNA carries:
- a CDS encoding allophanate hydrolase → MSETAFEFEEQLTVEWLKKQYASGRLTPRDVAAEIVRRAEADRDMNIWISPPTLAAIEPYLARLDELDPKQAPLWGIPFAVKDNIDVANVPTTAGCPDYAYVPSAHATVVRRLIESGAIPVGKTNLDQFATGLVGMRSPYGEARNALRPELISGGSSSGSAVAVARGQAAFALGTDTAGSGRVPAALNGLVGWKPSVGAWPVAGMVPACESLDCITVFAHRLDEADLVDRTARGLAPEDPWSKDIPRRTGSARSLPAKVYLPSEQPAFYGPFAEGYRLAWERAKAQLERLGIAVEYVNMALFEEAAALLYEGPWVAERWAALGEFVETHPGSAFPVTERILRTGADPAHHAAGLFKAQHRLQGLKRQAQQLLEGGALVMPTAGGTWTREEARQDPIASNRAMGLYTNHCNLLDLCAIAVPAGLAGEKLPFGITLFALSGQEDLLVGLAERYGLAQGQAKPEFKPEMETETETPTEPKAEPNPVPNPEPKPTPQAESNPEPKAEPKPTPKAEPNPVPNPEPNSEPATLVAVCGLHMRGFPLEAQMNAHGATFIREAHTAAKYKLVRLHTQPAKPGLLKQTVGGVAIALELWAMPLARFGSFATAIPAPLGIGKVELADGTEVPGFICEGWAEREAEDITAFGGWRAAMATPATVE, encoded by the coding sequence ATGAGCGAGACAGCGTTCGAATTCGAGGAGCAGCTGACGGTGGAATGGTTAAAAAAGCAGTACGCGAGCGGCCGGCTGACGCCGCGCGACGTGGCGGCCGAGATCGTCCGGCGTGCCGAAGCGGATCGGGACATGAACATCTGGATCAGTCCGCCGACGCTGGCTGCGATCGAGCCCTACCTTGCGCGGCTCGACGAGCTGGATCCGAAGCAGGCGCCATTATGGGGCATTCCGTTCGCCGTCAAGGACAACATCGACGTGGCGAACGTGCCGACGACGGCCGGCTGCCCCGACTATGCGTATGTGCCGTCTGCGCATGCGACGGTCGTGCGGCGGTTGATCGAGTCGGGCGCGATTCCGGTCGGCAAGACGAACCTCGACCAGTTCGCCACCGGGCTGGTCGGCATGCGCAGCCCGTACGGCGAGGCGCGCAACGCGCTGCGTCCGGAGCTGATCAGCGGCGGCTCGAGCTCCGGCTCGGCGGTCGCGGTGGCCCGGGGCCAGGCGGCTTTTGCGCTGGGCACCGATACGGCCGGTTCTGGCCGCGTGCCCGCGGCGCTCAACGGGCTCGTCGGCTGGAAGCCGAGCGTCGGCGCCTGGCCGGTCGCGGGGATGGTGCCGGCCTGCGAGAGCCTGGACTGCATCACGGTTTTCGCGCATCGGCTGGACGAAGCCGACCTGGTCGACCGGACCGCTCGCGGCCTGGCGCCGGAAGATCCCTGGTCGAAGGACATTCCGCGCCGTACGGGCTCGGCGCGAAGTCTTCCTGCCAAGGTCTATCTCCCGAGCGAACAGCCGGCGTTCTACGGTCCGTTCGCAGAAGGCTATCGCCTCGCCTGGGAGCGCGCGAAGGCGCAGCTTGAGCGGCTCGGCATCGCGGTGGAATACGTGAACATGGCGTTGTTCGAAGAAGCCGCGGCGCTTCTGTACGAAGGGCCGTGGGTAGCCGAACGGTGGGCCGCGCTCGGCGAATTCGTCGAGACGCATCCGGGCAGCGCGTTCCCCGTAACGGAGCGGATCCTGCGGACGGGCGCCGATCCGGCGCACCATGCCGCCGGCTTGTTCAAGGCGCAGCATCGGCTGCAGGGCTTGAAGCGGCAGGCGCAGCAGCTGCTTGAGGGCGGCGCGCTCGTCATGCCGACGGCAGGCGGGACCTGGACGCGCGAGGAGGCGAGGCAGGATCCGATCGCGTCGAATCGCGCGATGGGCCTTTACACCAACCACTGCAATCTGCTCGATCTGTGCGCCATAGCCGTTCCGGCCGGGCTCGCAGGCGAAAAGCTGCCGTTCGGCATTACGCTGTTCGCCCTGTCCGGGCAAGAGGATCTGCTCGTCGGGCTTGCGGAACGCTATGGCCTCGCGCAAGGGCAGGCAAAGCCGGAATTCAAACCGGAAATGGAAACAGAAACGGAAACGCCGACGGAGCCAAAGGCCGAGCCGAATCCCGTGCCGAATCCCGAGCCAAAGCCCACGCCACAGGCCGAGTCGAATCCCGAGCCGAAAGCCGAGCCAAAGCCCACGCCCAAGGCCGAGCCGAATCCCGTGCCGAATCCCGAGCCGAATTCCGAGCCCGCGACGCTTGTCGCCGTCTGCGGCCTGCACATGCGAGGCTTCCCGCTGGAGGCGCAGATGAATGCGCACGGCGCGACGTTTATCCGCGAGGCGCATACGGCCGCCAAGTACAAGCTGGTTCGGCTGCACACGCAGCCGGCCAAGCCGGGCCTCTTGAAGCAAACCGTCGGCGGCGTCGCCATCGCGCTCGAGCTCTGGGCGATGCCGCTGGCCCGTTTCGGGTCCTTCGCCACGGCCATACCGGCGCCGCTCGGAATCGGCAAGGTGGAGTTGGCTGACGGAACGGAGGTACCCGGCTTCATCTGCGAGGGCTGGGCGGAGCGAGAGGCCGAGGATATTACCGCATTCGGGGGCTGGCGGGCGGCGATGGCGACACCCGCGACAGTCGAGTAG
- a CDS encoding multidrug effflux MFS transporter, with protein MSTKNNSHVVRQALLLGLFSTLGPFTIDMYLPAFPQIVEQFGTTASLVQLSLTACLLGLGIGQLVMGSLSDVHGRRNPLLVSMAVYVVASLGCAFSPHIGVLIACRFVQGFAASAGIVISRAIARDLYEGHELTRFFSLLLLVGNLGPLVAPVAGSGILSFSSWVGVFVALSLLGIYLWIMTKWRLKETLPMERRSPSNFKQQLRNYGTLLRDRQFVGYMLAQGIMIAGVFAYVSGTPFIYQNIYGASPTLFALLFGSNGISLIIGSQIVGRASHRISERAFLLFGLWMAMIASVAVLIVAYVHGPLFTLVIPLFVFVASIGMTSTAAFPLAMEGQANMAGSAAALLGVIPFLLGAVVSPLVGIAGEDTAVPLGVIILATSAVAMLAYLLLVNRGQAAEQG; from the coding sequence ATGTCCACCAAGAATAACTCGCATGTCGTCAGACAAGCGCTTTTGCTCGGCCTGTTTTCGACGCTCGGTCCGTTTACGATCGATATGTACCTGCCGGCGTTTCCGCAAATCGTCGAACAGTTCGGCACCACCGCTTCGCTGGTGCAGCTCAGCCTCACCGCCTGCCTGCTCGGACTCGGCATCGGCCAGCTCGTCATGGGCTCGCTCAGCGACGTCCACGGCCGGCGCAATCCGCTGCTCGTCTCGATGGCCGTCTACGTCGTCGCCTCGCTGGGCTGCGCATTTTCGCCCCATATCGGCGTGCTGATCGCCTGTCGGTTCGTGCAGGGCTTTGCGGCATCGGCGGGCATCGTCATCTCCCGCGCGATCGCGCGCGACCTGTACGAAGGCCATGAGCTCACCCGGTTTTTCTCGCTACTGCTGCTGGTCGGCAATCTGGGACCGCTCGTGGCGCCGGTCGCCGGCAGCGGCATCCTGTCGTTTTCCTCCTGGGTCGGCGTGTTCGTCGCGCTGTCGCTGCTCGGCATCTACTTGTGGATCATGACCAAGTGGCGCCTGAAGGAGACGCTGCCGATGGAGCGGCGCAGTCCGAGCAACTTCAAGCAGCAGCTACGAAACTACGGCACGCTCCTGCGCGACCGCCAGTTCGTCGGCTACATGCTGGCGCAGGGCATCATGATCGCGGGCGTGTTCGCTTACGTCTCGGGAACGCCGTTCATTTACCAGAATATATACGGCGCTTCGCCGACCCTGTTCGCGCTGTTGTTCGGCTCGAACGGCATCAGCCTGATCATCGGCTCGCAGATCGTGGGACGGGCGTCGCATCGGATCTCCGAACGCGCCTTCCTGCTTTTCGGCCTGTGGATGGCCATGATTGCGAGCGTCGCCGTCCTGATCGTAGCTTACGTTCACGGTCCGTTGTTCACGCTCGTCATTCCGCTGTTCGTGTTCGTCGCGTCCATCGGCATGACGTCCACGGCGGCCTTCCCGCTCGCCATGGAGGGCCAGGCGAATATGGCGGGCAGCGCCGCCGCGCTTCTCGGCGTCATTCCGTTCCTGCTCGGCGCGGTCGTGTCGCCGCTCGTCGGCATTGCGGGCGAGGATACTGCCGTGCCGCTCGGCGTCATCATCCTGGCGACAAGCGCGGTCGCGATGCTCGCTTACTTGCTGCTGGTGAACCGAGGACAAGCAGCCGAGCAAGGTTGA
- a CDS encoding DivIVA domain-containing protein, translated as MSVSPKLQQLLTDNGVSFTALDVFNQEFDKGRMMSRRYDADQVDAFLDKVVKDYERLYKLLGDMEVEVEAFRESITNKAEMSVEHLHVRLRKIEHYLQNKR; from the coding sequence ATGTCCGTCAGCCCGAAGCTTCAGCAATTGTTAACCGACAATGGCGTCTCGTTTACGGCTCTGGATGTCTTTAACCAGGAATTCGATAAAGGACGAATGATGTCCCGTCGTTATGACGCCGATCAAGTGGACGCGTTTTTGGACAAGGTCGTGAAGGATTACGAGCGGTTGTACAAGCTGCTCGGCGACATGGAGGTCGAAGTCGAGGCGTTCCGCGAGTCGATCACGAACAAGGCGGAGATGTCGGTCGAGCATCTGCACGTCCGGTTGAGAAAGATCGAGCACTATTTGCAGAACAAGCGGTAA
- a CDS encoding DUF4962 domain-containing protein codes for MENASKQAEAASEMRQPGGLNETAPAWPAELMANANLPFRPADALVTTQNPPDFDWPFVPGADRYRLELARNAAMDGGAIEAAEPAINFYNFAQALDEGIWFWRVRFHTPEAGWSAWSEVRRFRIAEGSVAFPVPPIDELLARMETGHPRVWTNPRELEAFRERRLHGVAKTVFENVRESVLARLGDPLPPDPTFPYMDRSISSVSPEWVKALQDLRKYADTALDHLLQAAFVYLITGDREIGEHAKAHLLNFASWDPEAATRFDINDQVHRAVAYRSTIAYDWLYDLLSPEERQAVQDMVRTRIAVLIEHYLDRQPIYQYPFDSHGWTIAGYIGLMGTIMLHDIPEAEAWVRRAVPAFINLLPPWGGEDGSWSQGTGYWQWSSGSNKELMDVLLSAGAIDAYAKAFSRHEGLYPIYMFPHGSPTGVFGNDSHYLPDWPSISLLNRLAQVYGDPRMQWAAEAIGERTVSGLQDYFYGDEGIAPRPPADLPKAKWFPTTGLVAMHSDLADPERISLYFKSSPYGSYSHSQADQNGFIIHAFGETLALKSGYYDYYNSVHHRGYTKRTYSANAITFDGRQGQPIDDFDAKGRMLGFATHPAFDAATGDAVAAYRGGELARALRHIVYIKPSVFVVIDDLAASDPDGVSFEWNLHADERLTLESDGGGATIEKDKVGLQVRLHGADSLGGKASIEKRFLDPDGNEATPVAWAAGKSQVHATFAMPKKDAAVLVASLAPYRLDGGAPEAIASTERDGYLRLSFAGGAVLFVRTAAEGPVDTGADGYRFDGAALAACGASLLLVHGTRVERDGDVVFESDVPATAAWGEGRLSASVSGDAALSLAVPGEAILRDGSTGREVPADGDPAARLGSQGVHWTAASGRLSLRLEQGQHAFRLDDAPLPGPIAPVTLPTEIDGASGETALEAWRDVDGDRLAWGRLVLEAGDYEVLEAPAGFAFARHGRIRSGSLGSREPVLLRGEPGLLKLRRIDATHSSP; via the coding sequence ATGGAAAACGCAAGCAAACAAGCTGAAGCGGCCTCAGAGATGCGGCAGCCCGGGGGGCTGAATGAGACAGCGCCCGCCTGGCCCGCCGAGCTGATGGCGAACGCCAATCTTCCGTTCCGCCCGGCGGACGCGCTCGTGACGACGCAGAACCCGCCCGACTTCGATTGGCCCTTCGTTCCCGGCGCCGACCGGTACCGGCTCGAGCTCGCGCGCAATGCCGCCATGGACGGCGGCGCAATCGAAGCCGCAGAGCCGGCGATCAACTTTTACAACTTTGCCCAAGCGCTAGATGAAGGCATCTGGTTTTGGCGCGTGCGGTTTCATACGCCCGAGGCCGGCTGGTCCGCCTGGAGCGAAGTTCGCAGATTCCGCATCGCGGAAGGAAGCGTAGCGTTCCCCGTGCCGCCGATCGACGAGCTGCTCGCGCGCATGGAGACCGGCCACCCGCGGGTCTGGACGAACCCGCGCGAGCTCGAGGCTTTTCGCGAGCGGCGGCTGCACGGGGTCGCAAAAACCGTTTTCGAAAACGTCCGCGAGTCGGTGCTCGCGCGTCTTGGCGATCCGCTGCCGCCGGACCCGACCTTTCCGTACATGGACAGATCCATCTCCAGCGTATCGCCGGAATGGGTCAAGGCGCTGCAGGACCTGCGCAAATACGCCGACACCGCGCTCGACCATTTGCTCCAGGCCGCCTTCGTCTATCTGATCACGGGAGACCGCGAGATCGGCGAGCACGCCAAGGCGCATCTGCTGAACTTTGCTTCCTGGGATCCGGAGGCCGCGACGCGGTTCGATATCAACGACCAGGTGCACCGCGCGGTCGCTTACCGATCCACGATCGCCTACGACTGGCTTTACGACCTGCTGTCTCCGGAGGAGCGGCAGGCCGTACAGGATATGGTCCGCACGCGCATCGCCGTGCTGATCGAGCATTATCTGGACCGCCAGCCGATCTATCAGTATCCGTTCGACTCCCACGGGTGGACGATCGCAGGCTATATCGGGCTGATGGGCACGATCATGCTGCACGACATTCCGGAAGCGGAGGCGTGGGTCCGCCGCGCCGTGCCCGCGTTTATTAATCTGCTCCCGCCTTGGGGCGGGGAGGACGGCTCCTGGTCGCAGGGCACCGGCTACTGGCAGTGGTCGTCCGGCTCCAATAAGGAGCTGATGGACGTGCTGCTGAGCGCGGGCGCCATAGACGCGTATGCCAAAGCCTTTTCGCGGCACGAGGGTCTGTACCCGATCTACATGTTCCCGCACGGCAGCCCGACCGGCGTATTCGGCAACGACAGCCACTACCTGCCGGATTGGCCCAGCATCAGCCTGCTGAACCGGCTGGCGCAGGTGTACGGCGATCCGCGCATGCAGTGGGCGGCGGAGGCGATCGGCGAGCGGACGGTATCGGGGCTGCAGGATTATTTCTACGGCGACGAAGGCATCGCGCCGAGGCCGCCGGCGGACCTGCCGAAGGCCAAGTGGTTCCCGACAACGGGCCTTGTCGCCATGCACAGCGATCTGGCCGATCCCGAGCGCATCTCGCTCTACTTCAAGTCCAGCCCATACGGCAGCTATAGCCACAGCCAGGCCGACCAGAACGGCTTTATTATCCATGCCTTCGGCGAGACGCTGGCGCTCAAGAGCGGGTATTACGATTATTACAACAGCGTGCATCACCGCGGCTACACCAAGCGGACGTATTCCGCGAACGCGATCACGTTTGACGGCCGGCAGGGCCAGCCGATCGACGACTTCGACGCCAAAGGCCGAATGCTCGGCTTCGCGACGCACCCTGCCTTCGACGCGGCGACGGGCGATGCAGTCGCGGCCTACAGGGGCGGCGAGCTTGCCCGCGCGCTCCGGCATATCGTCTACATAAAGCCTTCTGTGTTCGTCGTCATCGACGACTTGGCCGCATCGGATCCGGACGGCGTTTCCTTCGAGTGGAATTTGCACGCCGACGAGCGCCTGACGCTAGAATCCGACGGCGGCGGGGCGACCATCGAGAAGGACAAGGTCGGGCTGCAGGTACGTCTGCATGGCGCGGATTCGTTGGGCGGCAAAGCTTCGATCGAGAAGCGGTTCCTCGATCCCGATGGAAATGAGGCGACGCCGGTCGCATGGGCGGCCGGCAAGTCGCAGGTGCATGCGACGTTCGCGATGCCGAAGAAGGATGCCGCGGTGCTGGTCGCGTCGCTGGCGCCGTACCGGCTGGACGGCGGCGCGCCGGAGGCGATCGCGTCGACCGAGCGAGACGGGTACCTCCGGCTGTCGTTCGCGGGCGGCGCCGTGCTCTTCGTTCGTACGGCGGCAGAGGGTCCGGTCGACACCGGGGCCGACGGGTATCGCTTCGACGGCGCGGCTCTCGCGGCCTGCGGCGCCTCGTTGCTGCTCGTGCATGGCACGCGGGTCGAGCGCGACGGGGACGTCGTCTTCGAGAGCGACGTGCCGGCGACGGCCGCCTGGGGCGAGGGACGTCTGTCGGCGTCCGTCTCGGGCGACGCCGCGCTCTCGCTGGCGGTGCCGGGCGAGGCCATCCTTCGCGACGGCAGCACCGGACGCGAGGTACCGGCGGATGGCGATCCGGCTGCACGACTTGGAAGCCAAGGCGTGCACTGGACGGCGGCGTCCGGGCGGCTCTCGCTCCGGCTGGAGCAGGGCCAGCACGCCTTCCGGCTGGACGACGCGCCGCTGCCGGGACCGATCGCGCCCGTGACGCTGCCGACCGAGATCGACGGCGCGTCCGGCGAGACGGCGCTCGAGGCCTGGCGCGACGTCGACGGCGACCGCCTTGCCTGGGGCCGGCTCGTGCTCGAGGCCGGCGATTACGAGGTGCTTGAGGCGCCGGCAGGCTTTGCGTTTGCGCGGCACGGCCGCATCCGCAGCGGTTCGCTAGGCTCCCGCGAGCCCGTACTGCTCCGCGGCGAGCCCGGCCTGCTCAAGCTGCGGCGGATCGACGCCACGCATTCATCGCCATAA
- a CDS encoding MarR family winged helix-turn-helix transcriptional regulator, protein MNEQELKAGEGAAESHGQYISAIYRHMQVAIAAELAPYRIGSGQYIFLMAIASGRSVTQKALSERLLVDKTTTAKAIAKLEAEGYVRREPDPADHRYQLLDLTEAGRQVVPKVREALARVKARTRKGISEEAYDELLQSLKIVLRNLTEQEERPE, encoded by the coding sequence TTGAACGAGCAAGAGCTGAAGGCAGGCGAGGGCGCCGCCGAATCGCACGGACAGTATATTTCGGCCATTTATCGTCACATGCAGGTCGCAATCGCCGCCGAACTGGCGCCATACCGCATCGGGAGCGGCCAGTACATTTTTTTGATGGCGATCGCGTCCGGGCGGTCCGTTACCCAGAAGGCGCTGAGCGAGCGGCTGCTCGTGGACAAGACGACGACGGCGAAGGCCATTGCCAAGCTCGAAGCGGAAGGCTACGTGCGCAGGGAACCCGATCCCGCCGACCACCGGTATCAGCTGCTCGATCTGACGGAAGCGGGACGGCAGGTCGTGCCCAAGGTCAGGGAAGCGCTGGCCCGCGTGAAGGCGCGGACGCGGAAGGGGATTTCGGAAGAAGCCTACGATGAATTGCTGCAATCCCTGAAGATCGTGCTCCGCAATTTAACCGAACAGGAGGAGAGGCCCGAATGA
- a CDS encoding VOC family protein — MIATPFIAVDNCKDEIQYYQKVFGGEIEILRKQGDTVLNADLHAAGATLKFADTQAAKPAQKGDYVRVFLNIETEDAFRGIYDKLGDGGTVHTAIYEAPFNGLLAIVNDRNGVCWVLSYYRD; from the coding sequence ATGATCGCGACCCCATTTATCGCAGTGGACAACTGCAAGGACGAGATTCAGTACTATCAGAAGGTTTTCGGCGGCGAAATCGAGATTTTGCGGAAGCAGGGGGATACGGTGTTAAACGCGGACCTGCATGCGGCGGGCGCGACCCTGAAGTTTGCCGACACCCAGGCGGCGAAGCCGGCGCAGAAAGGCGACTATGTAAGGGTATTTCTCAATATCGAGACAGAGGATGCTTTTCGAGGCATCTACGACAAGTTGGGGGACGGCGGCACGGTCCATACGGCAATATACGAAGCGCCGTTCAACGGCCTGCTTGCGATCGTGAACGACCGGAACGGCGTGTGCTGGGTGCTGTCTTATTATCGCGATTGA
- a CDS encoding VOC family protein: protein MGALKPYIQSEDARAQADFYLQALGGKLMSVSTHGELMGAENEFKDKVMHMCIAVAGENYVFLADAIEPVGSGSAVALSIGYAAQDEAREAFGKLAEGGQIRHPIETQPFGLYFGELTDKFGIRWMITAG, encoded by the coding sequence ATGGGAGCATTGAAGCCGTATATTCAGTCGGAAGACGCCAGAGCGCAGGCCGATTTTTACCTGCAGGCGCTGGGCGGCAAGCTGATGTCCGTGAGCACGCACGGCGAGCTGATGGGCGCGGAGAATGAATTCAAGGACAAGGTCATGCATATGTGCATCGCCGTTGCAGGGGAGAACTACGTATTTCTGGCGGATGCGATCGAGCCGGTCGGCTCCGGCTCGGCCGTCGCGCTGTCGATCGGCTACGCGGCGCAGGACGAAGCGCGCGAGGCTTTCGGCAAGTTAGCCGAGGGCGGTCAGATCAGGCATCCGATCGAGACGCAGCCTTTCGGCCTGTATTTTGGCGAGCTGACGGACAAGTTCGGCATCCGATGGATGATTACCGCAGGGTAG
- a CDS encoding VOC family protein produces MINRVGQIMVYVDDLDKARNFWTEKAGFRVANEENNGEGMRWIEIAPADGAETNIVLHDRAFVAKMSPELNLGTPSLMFFTSELDKLYADYKSKEVKVGDLVELPFGRVFNFADDEDNYFAVMEKK; encoded by the coding sequence TTGATTAACCGAGTAGGACAGATTATGGTGTACGTCGACGATCTGGACAAGGCGCGGAATTTCTGGACGGAAAAAGCGGGATTCCGCGTCGCGAACGAGGAAAACAACGGCGAGGGCATGCGGTGGATCGAGATCGCGCCGGCGGACGGGGCGGAGACGAACATCGTGCTGCACGACAGGGCTTTCGTCGCCAAAATGTCGCCCGAGCTCAACCTCGGCACGCCTTCCCTCATGTTTTTCACGAGCGAATTGGACAAGCTGTATGCCGACTACAAAAGCAAGGAAGTCAAGGTCGGAGACCTTGTCGAACTGCCCTTCGGCCGCGTGTTCAACTTCGCCGACGACGAGGACAACTACTTCGCCGTGATGGAGAAGAAGTAA
- a CDS encoding DinB family protein, translating into MYQSIEQVVNDWNQEAALTLKVFEAMNDASLKQAVSETRHRTLGDIAWHVASAPVGILGSAGLQIAGPDFKKPVPASAVEIADAYRSMSVAVADAIKAQWTDARLAESLLLFGAMNMTYTGVVTLVVRHQIHHRGQMTILMRQADAVPPGVYGPNEEEGAAIKAARGQ; encoded by the coding sequence ATGTATCAATCGATCGAACAAGTCGTGAACGACTGGAACCAGGAAGCCGCGCTGACGCTTAAGGTATTTGAAGCGATGAACGACGCTTCGCTGAAGCAGGCCGTATCCGAGACGCGTCACAGAACGCTTGGCGATATCGCCTGGCATGTGGCCAGCGCGCCCGTCGGCATTCTCGGCAGCGCCGGGCTTCAGATCGCCGGACCGGATTTTAAGAAGCCCGTGCCTGCGAGCGCCGTGGAGATCGCGGACGCTTACCGCAGCATGAGCGTCGCCGTGGCCGACGCGATCAAGGCGCAGTGGACGGACGCGCGTCTGGCCGAGAGCTTGCTTCTGTTCGGCGCGATGAACATGACCTATACCGGCGTTGTCACCCTGGTGGTCCGCCATCAGATCCACCACCGCGGACAGATGACCATCCTCATGCGTCAGGCGGATGCCGTTCCTCCGGGCGTATACGGTCCGAACGAGGAAGAAGGCGCCGCGATCAAAGCCGCACGGGGCCAGTAA